From Echinicola jeungdonensis, the proteins below share one genomic window:
- a CDS encoding TPM domain-containing protein, with protein sequence MKYLLDNNTFKPVFLLTALLFLFTLPILAQGDFPEKPSPPRLVNDFTQSLSQAENQALENKLEAYYDTTSTQIAVVLLQSVGQYDIGDYAFQLGEKWGIGQEGKDNGLLILAAMKDHKVFIATGYGMEGAVPDAIANRLVDNVIVPAFKREAYFEGLNQATDMVIKLAEGEYDAEMIESKGNNRGALILFGIFIFIFIILPFLKNRNDNNNHMGGRGGGVDMFTSLMLMNLLGGSSRGGGFGNFSSGGGNFGGGGGSFGGFGGGGFGGGGAGGSW encoded by the coding sequence ATGAAATATCTTTTGGATAATAATACCTTTAAACCGGTTTTCCTGCTTACTGCTTTACTTTTTTTATTTACACTTCCCATTTTGGCGCAAGGGGATTTCCCAGAAAAACCTTCACCACCCCGTCTAGTCAATGATTTTACCCAATCGCTTTCACAGGCAGAAAATCAAGCCCTTGAAAACAAACTCGAGGCTTATTATGATACTACCTCAACCCAGATAGCAGTGGTTTTGCTCCAATCTGTAGGCCAATATGATATTGGTGATTATGCCTTCCAGCTCGGGGAAAAATGGGGAATTGGGCAAGAAGGTAAAGACAATGGTTTATTGATCCTGGCCGCTATGAAGGACCATAAAGTTTTTATAGCTACTGGTTATGGAATGGAAGGAGCTGTCCCGGATGCAATCGCCAATCGGTTGGTGGACAATGTTATTGTCCCTGCCTTTAAAAGGGAGGCCTATTTTGAAGGTCTGAACCAAGCTACTGATATGGTGATAAAGTTGGCCGAAGGTGAGTACGATGCGGAAATGATCGAAAGTAAAGGAAATAATAGAGGTGCTCTAATCCTTTTTGGGATTTTTATTTTCATCTTTATTATTCTGCCATTTCTCAAAAACCGTAATGATAATAATAACCATATGGGAGGCCGCGGAGGTGGTGTGGACATGTTTACCTCCTTAATGCTGATGAATCTCCTTGGCGGAAGCAGTCGTGGGGGTGGCTTTGGTAACTTCTCCTCCGGAGGTGGAAACTTCGGCGGTGGGGGTGGAAGCTTTGGTGGCTTCGGTGGAGGTGGCTTCGGTGGTGGCGGAGCCGGAGGAAGCTGGTAG
- a CDS encoding putative quinol monooxygenase, translated as MINIIIPFQVKTQSLEKVHSIIGDFLLEIQKNEPGTLLYKSFQQKDDPSKFIHVMTFKDEAAQLYHRQSTHCKKFVDALYPLCEMDPQPTFYHEIIANTTK; from the coding sequence ATGATAAATATTATCATTCCTTTCCAGGTTAAAACCCAATCTCTTGAAAAGGTTCATTCCATTATTGGTGATTTTCTATTGGAAATTCAAAAAAATGAGCCCGGAACGCTTTTATACAAATCCTTTCAACAAAAGGATGATCCATCAAAATTTATCCATGTTATGACGTTTAAAGATGAGGCGGCTCAATTGTACCATAGACAATCCACCCACTGCAAAAAATTTGTCGATGCACTTTACCCTTTATGTGAAATGGATCCTCAACCCACATTTTATCATGAAATAATTGCCAACACAACTAAATAA
- a CDS encoding DoxX family protein — protein sequence MKPFFVLLSIFLLLIFFQWLRNKRVNWALAGRIAISGMLAFTSMGHFMFTEGMAKMIPEPVPMKIPIIWMTGILELAAAIGLHLKNWRKTTSWLLILFFILILPANINAAMENLNFQSGANDGPGTVYLWFRIPFQLLLIFWVYFFSLRPEIDKKKLPVKTD from the coding sequence ATGAAACCCTTTTTTGTCCTGTTAAGCATATTTTTACTGTTAATTTTTTTTCAATGGCTCAGAAATAAAAGGGTCAATTGGGCTTTAGCCGGTAGAATTGCCATTTCTGGAATGTTGGCATTTACTTCCATGGGACATTTTATGTTCACCGAAGGAATGGCTAAAATGATTCCTGAACCTGTCCCAATGAAAATTCCTATTATTTGGATGACTGGCATTCTTGAACTAGCTGCAGCAATAGGATTGCATTTGAAAAATTGGAGAAAAACAACCTCTTGGCTCTTAATCCTTTTTTTTATATTAATCCTACCAGCCAATATCAATGCAGCAATGGAAAATTTAAATTTTCAATCTGGGGCAAATGATGGACCTGGAACTGTTTATCTATGGTTCAGAATTCCTTTTCAATTGCTTTTGATTTTCTGGGTTTATTTTTTTTCCCTTCGGCCTGAAATTGATAAAAAGAAATTGCCTGTTAAAACGGATTAA
- a CDS encoding TPM domain-containing protein: MAEKLFTDKEKKSIVDAIKAAEMETSGEIQVHLESHCKGNVLDRAADVFEKLKMHKTKLRNGVLFYLAVEDHKFAILGDKGINAVVPEDFWDSIKEEMIKNFKEKKFAQGLIRGIELSGKELKEHFPYDEDSDENELSDEISFG, from the coding sequence CATTGTCGATGCCATTAAGGCAGCCGAAATGGAGACTTCTGGGGAAATCCAAGTTCATTTGGAAAGCCATTGTAAAGGAAATGTTTTGGACCGGGCAGCTGATGTTTTTGAGAAACTTAAGATGCACAAAACAAAACTGAGAAATGGGGTGCTCTTTTACCTGGCCGTGGAAGACCATAAATTTGCCATATTAGGGGACAAAGGCATCAATGCAGTTGTTCCCGAGGATTTTTGGGACTCCATTAAAGAAGAAATGATCAAAAACTTTAAAGAAAAAAAATTTGCACAAGGCCTCATCCGTGGCATAGAATTGTCCGGAAAAGAACTTAAGGAACATTTTCCTTATGATGAGGACAGTGATGAAAACGAACTCTCTGATGAAATATCTTTTGGATAA
- the rluF gene encoding 23S rRNA pseudouridine(2604) synthase RluF — MEEKLVRINKFLSEVGYCSRRMADTLLEEGRITVNGKVPEKGTKINPESEVRVDGNLVSKPKEEFIYLAFNKPVGIVSTTDTKGEKDNIIDYINHPKRIFPIGRLDKASEGLIFLTNDGDIVNKILRARNNHEKEYIVTVNKPINQRFVNRMSNGIPILGRKTRKCKVEALGKFKFKIVLTQGLNRQIRRMCAYLDYEVVKLKRTRIMNIPLDVPVGKWRYLTPTEMKEINRLVAGSSKTHND; from the coding sequence AAGTGGGATATTGTTCCCGTAGGATGGCGGATACGCTTTTAGAAGAAGGACGGATTACCGTTAATGGAAAAGTCCCTGAAAAGGGAACCAAAATCAACCCAGAAAGTGAAGTTAGGGTGGATGGAAATTTGGTATCCAAGCCCAAAGAAGAATTTATTTATTTAGCTTTTAATAAGCCGGTAGGAATCGTTAGTACTACAGATACCAAAGGGGAAAAGGATAATATCATTGATTATATCAATCATCCAAAAAGGATTTTTCCTATTGGGCGATTGGACAAAGCAAGTGAAGGATTAATATTCCTCACCAATGACGGGGATATTGTGAACAAAATCTTGAGGGCCAGAAATAACCATGAAAAGGAATATATTGTAACGGTCAATAAACCTATCAATCAACGCTTTGTCAATAGGATGTCCAATGGCATTCCGATTTTGGGAAGGAAGACCCGCAAGTGCAAAGTAGAAGCCCTCGGAAAATTCAAATTCAAAATAGTCCTTACCCAAGGGCTTAACAGACAAATCAGAAGGATGTGTGCCTATTTGGATTATGAGGTGGTCAAATTAAAAAGAACCCGAATCATGAATATTCCATTGGATGTTCCGGTTGGGAAATGGAGGTATCTTACTCCAACTGAAATGAAGGAAATTAATCGATTGGTAGCTGGTTCTTCCAAAACCCATAATGATTGA
- a CDS encoding Crp/Fnr family transcriptional regulator, with protein sequence MEKIREYFQKEVQITDEDWKIFSSKLKKREFGSQQIILPLGKVENHLSFIETGMVRYYIPGEENESTFGFSFENEFMSAYDSFLTQSPSIYQIETLSPTLLWQLTYYDLQEVYANTSIGNVLGRFAAEGLFLKKSKRELSLLNESATERYLNLFKDRPALIRQIPLKYIASYIGITPQALSRIRKQIS encoded by the coding sequence ATGGAAAAAATCAGGGAATATTTCCAAAAGGAAGTTCAAATTACTGATGAGGATTGGAAAATCTTTTCCTCTAAACTCAAAAAAAGGGAATTTGGATCCCAACAAATAATCCTCCCCCTTGGAAAAGTGGAAAACCACCTTTCTTTTATTGAAACGGGTATGGTTCGTTATTATATTCCTGGAGAGGAAAATGAGAGCACCTTTGGATTTAGCTTTGAAAATGAATTTATGAGCGCATATGATTCTTTTTTGACCCAAAGCCCCAGCATTTACCAAATAGAAACCCTTTCCCCAACCCTTCTTTGGCAATTAACTTACTATGATTTGCAGGAAGTGTACGCAAATACCTCTATTGGTAATGTATTGGGCCGATTTGCGGCTGAAGGACTTTTCCTGAAAAAATCCAAAAGGGAACTGTCATTGCTCAATGAGTCAGCCACAGAAAGATACCTGAATTTGTTTAAGGACCGCCCCGCCTTAATCCGTCAAATCCCCCTTAAATATATTGCAAGCTATATTGGGATTACTCCCCAGGCATTGAGCCGGATTCGCAAACAAATTTCTTAA